A stretch of the Glutamicibacter sp. JL.03c genome encodes the following:
- a CDS encoding VOC family protein — MIRINHIGLYVQDLERARAFYEQFFNAVAGEKYRNDRTAFESYFLDFDGGPRLELMTRPTVVHRVERPTFGWDHLAISVGSKAEVDRLTELLNSAGYRTVSGPRTTGDGYYESVVPDGEGNLIEITA; from the coding sequence ATGATCCGGATCAATCACATTGGACTGTATGTCCAGGACTTGGAACGTGCACGCGCATTCTATGAGCAGTTTTTCAACGCTGTTGCAGGTGAAAAGTATCGTAATGATCGCACGGCGTTTGAATCTTATTTCTTGGACTTCGATGGTGGACCACGTCTGGAACTCATGACTCGCCCGACCGTGGTTCACCGGGTGGAAAGGCCAACTTTTGGCTGGGACCATCTTGCAATCTCGGTTGGTTCTAAAGCGGAAGTGGATCGATTGACCGAATTGTTGAATTCGGCAGGATATCGAACCGTGAGCGGCCCTCGAACAACTGGGGATGGTTACTACGAAAGTGTTGTTCCTGACGGTGAAGGAAACCTTATCGAAATAACAGCTTAG
- a CDS encoding HpcH/HpaI aldolase/citrate lyase family protein, translating to MINPFDESTLDSVETLLAGTDQLLEQSYPGDSGARQPIHTVYVPGDKYTPDLPAAWGRNAIAAAGGLMGLSALAAKLNLAEPQRLAELVADKLASEPIEDLRIDFEDGFGNRSDAEEDAAVLAAADSLAAAVAANKAPAFIGIRFKCFEAPTRARGIRTLGLFISQLLSHGELPAGLRLTLPKVTTVDQVKAMVLLVQKLEQDHGLEAGRLRFEVQVETPQVIIAADGTHPVAQLIHAGQGRVSSLHYGTYDYSASMGVAAGYQSMEHPVADYAKDVMQVAVAGTGVELSDGSTNIIPAGDPENMAEAWALHARLVSRHLSRGIYQGWDLHENQLPTRYLATFAFFREGLQAAGTRLRNYVHQISSTIMDEPATARALARYIHRGVTCGAVSAEEVAELAQITLSELEAIALNRSHA from the coding sequence ATGATCAACCCCTTCGATGAGTCCACGCTGGACAGCGTAGAAACGCTGCTAGCCGGCACAGACCAGCTGCTGGAACAGTCCTACCCGGGCGATTCCGGGGCCCGCCAGCCTATCCATACCGTGTATGTTCCGGGCGACAAGTACACCCCCGACCTGCCTGCGGCCTGGGGCCGGAACGCCATTGCGGCTGCCGGCGGCCTCATGGGCCTGTCCGCCCTGGCGGCCAAGCTGAACCTGGCCGAGCCGCAGCGCCTGGCCGAATTGGTGGCCGACAAGCTGGCCAGCGAACCCATCGAAGACTTGCGCATCGACTTTGAAGACGGCTTCGGCAATCGCAGCGATGCCGAGGAGGATGCGGCCGTGCTGGCCGCGGCCGACTCGCTCGCTGCGGCCGTGGCCGCCAACAAGGCTCCCGCCTTCATCGGCATCCGGTTCAAATGCTTCGAAGCCCCGACCCGGGCCCGCGGCATCCGCACCCTGGGGCTGTTCATTTCACAGCTGCTTTCACATGGGGAACTGCCCGCTGGCTTGCGCTTGACCCTGCCCAAGGTCACCACAGTGGACCAGGTCAAGGCCATGGTGCTTCTGGTGCAGAAGCTGGAGCAGGACCACGGCCTGGAAGCCGGACGGCTGCGTTTTGAAGTCCAGGTCGAAACCCCGCAGGTGATCATCGCCGCCGATGGCACGCATCCGGTGGCGCAGCTGATCCACGCAGGCCAAGGCCGCGTTTCCTCCCTGCACTACGGCACCTATGACTACTCGGCCTCCATGGGCGTGGCCGCCGGCTACCAGTCCATGGAACACCCGGTGGCCGACTACGCCAAGGATGTCATGCAGGTGGCCGTGGCCGGCACCGGCGTTGAGCTCTCCGATGGCTCCACCAATATCATCCCCGCCGGCGACCCGGAGAACATGGCCGAAGCCTGGGCCCTGCACGCCCGATTGGTCTCCCGCCACCTGTCCCGCGGCATCTACCAGGGCTGGGACCTGCACGAAAACCAGCTGCCCACCCGCTACCTGGCCACCTTCGCGTTCTTCCGCGAAGGCCTGCAAGCGGCCGGCACCCGCCTGCGCAACTACGTCCACCAGATCAGCTCCACGATCATGGATGAGCCCGCCACCGCACGGGCCCTCGCCCGCTACATCCACCGCGGGGTCACCTGCGGTGCAGTGAGCGCCGAGGAAGTCGCCGAACTAGCCCAGATCACCCTGTCCGAACTCGAAGCGATCGCGCTGAATCGCTCCCACGCCTAA
- a CDS encoding GntR family transcriptional regulator: MAPTEEPSASQRAYRLIRDGVLQGTYVPGSMIGEASLAKEFELSRTPVRLALGRLQQEGWIEIFPKRGAVVRGLSDKQVAELADTRLLLESASVADASQAQREQLTQRQIASIDQQDAALAAGDLKEFVELTIAFHRGFVEAAGNSVRVELYDHLADRHRFALFATSEDLVTRREEIIAEHQDLARLMRDGDSAGFKECLRKHVSDNGSGH, from the coding sequence GTGGCGCCCACCGAAGAACCCAGCGCATCGCAACGAGCGTATCGGCTGATCCGTGACGGAGTGCTTCAGGGTACCTATGTGCCGGGATCGATGATTGGCGAGGCATCGCTAGCCAAGGAATTCGAGCTCAGCCGCACACCGGTGCGCCTGGCCCTGGGCAGGCTCCAGCAAGAAGGCTGGATTGAGATCTTCCCCAAGCGCGGTGCGGTGGTACGCGGACTGAGTGACAAGCAGGTCGCTGAACTGGCAGATACGCGTTTGCTGCTCGAATCGGCCTCGGTGGCCGACGCCTCGCAGGCCCAACGGGAGCAGCTGACCCAGAGGCAGATCGCCTCCATCGACCAGCAGGATGCCGCCTTGGCTGCCGGCGACCTGAAAGAGTTTGTCGAACTGACCATCGCCTTCCATCGAGGCTTTGTCGAGGCCGCTGGCAACAGCGTCCGCGTTGAGCTTTATGATCATTTAGCTGACCGTCATCGGTTTGCGCTTTTTGCTACCTCGGAAGACCTGGTCACGCGCCGCGAGGAAATCATTGCCGAGCATCAGGATCTAGCCCGGTTGATGCGCGACGGTGATTCAGCTGGCTTCAAAGAGTGCTTGAGAAAGCACGTTTCGGACAATGGCAGCGGACACTAA
- a CDS encoding MFS transporter produces the protein MQQRTLWVLAISQIFGTIGVGVAPSIGILLAEEATSSEAWAGLARTASTLGAALLGLPLGNLAARFGRRVALAGGWWLAALGALLLVPAAQFQMVIPLFAGLLLIGSGSAISLQARFAATDLAADDHKGRSLALVVWVGTIGTVLGPNLGVPGQAISNATGLHVYAGAFLIAGIAMLLAGLLVFLLMRPDPLLLNRESDRLADAALPVRQRGGLKRFVLELRKNLRARYAVVAILSAQVVMVAIMTMTPIHVTHHGGSVSLVGITISLHILGMYALAPVVGYVADRWGYRFSIGAGLVVFAASLLAGGLHPESMGWIMASLILLGVGWSFINVSGSALFATVISKQERASVQGGVDALSNLCGATAAFAAGPLMAISSFSALTIIAAIVLLPLAVMTLLAPARAGAEN, from the coding sequence GTGCAACAGCGTACCCTCTGGGTCCTTGCCATCTCCCAGATCTTCGGAACCATCGGCGTGGGCGTGGCCCCGTCGATCGGCATCCTGCTGGCCGAGGAAGCCACCTCGAGTGAAGCCTGGGCAGGCCTTGCCCGCACCGCGAGCACCCTGGGTGCGGCCCTGCTCGGACTGCCCCTGGGCAATCTGGCCGCGCGCTTCGGACGACGCGTCGCCTTGGCTGGCGGCTGGTGGCTGGCAGCGCTCGGCGCGCTGCTCTTGGTTCCCGCCGCCCAGTTCCAGATGGTGATCCCGCTCTTCGCTGGCTTGCTGCTGATCGGCTCGGGATCGGCCATCAGCCTGCAGGCCCGATTCGCCGCTACCGATCTGGCTGCCGACGACCACAAGGGGCGCAGCCTGGCACTGGTCGTCTGGGTGGGAACCATCGGCACGGTCCTTGGCCCGAACCTCGGGGTGCCTGGCCAGGCGATCAGCAACGCGACCGGGCTGCATGTCTATGCCGGGGCCTTCCTCATTGCCGGTATCGCCATGCTGCTGGCGGGCTTGCTGGTCTTCTTGCTGATGCGCCCTGATCCGCTATTGCTGAACAGGGAAAGCGACCGACTAGCCGACGCGGCTCTGCCGGTGCGCCAGCGCGGCGGCCTCAAGCGCTTTGTCTTGGAACTGCGCAAGAATCTCCGGGCTCGCTACGCAGTGGTGGCAATCCTCAGCGCGCAGGTAGTCATGGTGGCCATCATGACGATGACTCCGATCCACGTCACCCATCACGGCGGCTCGGTGTCCCTGGTCGGCATCACCATCTCGCTGCATATTCTCGGCATGTACGCTTTGGCGCCAGTGGTGGGCTACGTGGCAGACCGCTGGGGGTACCGCTTCTCCATTGGCGCGGGCTTGGTGGTCTTTGCCGCTTCCCTGCTGGCCGGGGGATTGCACCCCGAGAGCATGGGCTGGATCATGGCCAGCCTGATCCTGCTCGGGGTGGGCTGGTCGTTCATCAATGTGTCCGGTTCTGCCTTGTTCGCGACGGTCATCAGCAAGCAAGAGCGCGCGTCGGTCCAGGGCGGAGTTGATGCCCTGTCCAACCTTTGCGGTGCCACGGCCGCTTTTGCCGCCGGCCCGCTGATGGCGATCAGCTCCTTCTCGGCGCTGACGATCATCGCCGCCATCGTCTTGCTTCCGCTGGCCGTGATGACGCTCTTGGCGCCGGCACGCGCTGGCGCGGAAAACTAG
- a CDS encoding bifunctional allantoicase/(S)-ureidoglycine aminohydrolase: protein MTVPAIQNSSSYFANFGGHPPQSDLLTDRAIVTEAYTVIPKGVLRDIVTSVFPEWTNTRAWVLNRPVAGGATTFAQSIVEVAPGGGSTKPEPQAEVQGFIFVLTGQLTVVIEGTEHVLEDGGYAYLPAGSTWSARNDGTELTSFHWLRKRYEPLAGVDAPGPVVGNERDVEPGPMPGTDGKWRTTRMLDPNDVAFDFGVNIVTFEPGASIPFAETHVMEHGLYVLEGKGVYRLNGDWVEVEAGDYMSLRAFCPQACYAGGPDNFRYLLYKDQNRQIAL from the coding sequence ATGACTGTTCCAGCAATCCAGAACTCCTCATCCTATTTCGCGAACTTCGGCGGGCACCCGCCGCAGAGCGATCTGCTCACCGACCGCGCCATCGTCACCGAGGCCTACACAGTCATCCCCAAGGGCGTGCTGCGCGACATCGTCACCAGCGTCTTCCCCGAGTGGACCAATACCCGCGCCTGGGTCTTGAACCGTCCGGTCGCCGGCGGCGCCACCACCTTCGCCCAGTCCATCGTGGAAGTTGCCCCAGGCGGCGGATCCACCAAGCCGGAGCCGCAGGCAGAAGTCCAGGGCTTCATCTTCGTGCTCACCGGCCAGCTGACCGTGGTCATCGAAGGCACCGAGCATGTGCTCGAAGACGGCGGCTACGCCTACCTGCCGGCAGGCAGCACCTGGTCGGCACGCAACGATGGCACTGAACTGACCAGCTTCCACTGGCTGCGCAAGCGCTACGAGCCACTGGCCGGCGTGGACGCTCCGGGCCCGGTGGTTGGCAACGAGCGCGACGTGGAGCCTGGCCCGATGCCGGGCACCGATGGCAAGTGGCGCACCACCCGCATGCTCGACCCCAACGATGTGGCCTTCGATTTCGGCGTGAACATCGTGACCTTCGAGCCAGGTGCCTCCATCCCATTCGCCGAAACCCACGTGATGGAGCACGGCTTGTACGTGCTGGAGGGCAAGGGCGTCTACCGCCTGAACGGCGACTGGGTCGAGGTGGAAGCCGGAGACTACATGTCACTGCGCGCCTTCTGCCCGCAGGCTTGCTACGCCGGCGGCCCGGATAACTTCCGCTACCTGCTCTACAAGGACCAGAACCGCCAGATCGCTTTGTAA
- the aceB gene encoding malate synthase A: MSISITSIPDVADAQQILSDEALAFIQKLHEKFAGTRDELLAARSVRRKEFSDAKSIDFDPATASVRTGDWKVAEAPEALRDRRVEITGPASPAKMAINALNSGAKVWLADLEDASTPSWFNVIDAISNLSAAARGTLAFTDATTGKSYALRTDAPRAVVVVRPRGWHLPENNVLVNGEPAVGALVDFGLHFFHNAKVLAESGQGPFYYLPKMEHYLEARLWNEIFTFAQAELGIEHGTVRATMLIETIPAAFQMEEFLYELREHASGLNAGRWDYLFSIIKTFREAGDAFIMPDRSAVSMTAPMMRAYTELLVKTCHKRGAFAMGGMAAFIPNRREPEVTAAAFEKVRDDKSREANDGFDGSWVAHPDLVNICKEIFDAKLGEKPNQIDRQRPEVEVTAAQLLDVASAPGDVTEAGVRANLYVAVAYTAVWLSGNGAVAIHNLMEDAATAEISRSQIWQQIRNEVVAADTGNTITAELVSTILAEEVERLRGEVNNEEHFKAYYEPAAQLIATLTSGKDEDFADFLTTGAYELLEKEYVSKP, encoded by the coding sequence ATGAGTATTTCAATTACCAGCATCCCCGATGTCGCAGATGCCCAGCAGATCCTCTCTGACGAAGCCCTTGCTTTCATCCAGAAGCTGCACGAGAAATTCGCTGGAACCCGCGATGAACTGCTGGCCGCACGTTCGGTGCGCCGCAAGGAATTCTCCGATGCCAAGTCCATCGACTTCGACCCAGCCACCGCATCGGTACGCACCGGCGACTGGAAGGTCGCCGAAGCACCCGAAGCATTGCGCGATCGCCGCGTAGAAATCACCGGCCCGGCCTCCCCGGCCAAGATGGCCATCAATGCGCTGAACTCCGGCGCCAAGGTCTGGCTGGCCGATCTGGAAGATGCTTCCACCCCGAGCTGGTTCAACGTCATCGACGCGATCTCCAACCTGTCGGCCGCCGCCCGCGGCACCCTGGCCTTCACCGACGCCACGACCGGCAAGTCCTACGCGCTGCGCACTGACGCTCCTCGCGCGGTTGTCGTGGTGCGCCCCCGCGGCTGGCACCTGCCAGAAAACAACGTGCTGGTCAACGGCGAGCCTGCAGTTGGCGCACTGGTGGACTTCGGCCTGCACTTCTTCCACAACGCCAAGGTGCTCGCCGAATCCGGCCAGGGACCGTTCTACTACCTGCCGAAGATGGAGCACTACCTCGAAGCCCGCCTGTGGAACGAGATCTTCACCTTCGCCCAAGCGGAACTGGGCATCGAGCACGGCACCGTGCGAGCCACGATGCTCATCGAAACCATCCCGGCTGCCTTCCAAATGGAGGAGTTCCTCTACGAACTGCGCGAGCACGCTTCGGGCCTGAACGCCGGCCGCTGGGACTACCTGTTCTCCATCATCAAGACCTTCCGCGAAGCCGGCGACGCATTCATCATGCCGGACCGCTCGGCCGTGTCGATGACCGCACCGATGATGCGCGCCTACACCGAACTGCTGGTGAAGACCTGCCACAAGCGCGGCGCCTTCGCCATGGGCGGCATGGCCGCGTTCATCCCGAACCGCCGCGAACCGGAAGTCACCGCAGCCGCCTTCGAGAAGGTCCGCGATGACAAGTCCCGCGAAGCCAACGACGGATTCGACGGCTCCTGGGTAGCCCACCCGGACCTGGTGAACATCTGCAAGGAGATCTTCGACGCCAAGCTGGGCGAGAAGCCGAACCAGATCGACCGCCAGCGCCCAGAGGTCGAAGTCACCGCGGCCCAGCTGCTCGATGTGGCCAGCGCCCCGGGTGATGTCACCGAGGCCGGCGTACGCGCCAACCTCTACGTGGCAGTGGCCTACACCGCGGTGTGGCTTTCGGGCAACGGCGCGGTCGCCATCCACAATCTGATGGAAGACGCCGCCACCGCCGAGATCTCCCGTTCGCAGATCTGGCAGCAGATCCGCAACGAAGTCGTGGCTGCCGACACCGGCAACACCATCACCGCGGAATTGGTCTCAACCATTTTGGCCGAAGAGGTGGAGCGCCTGCGCGGCGAGGTCAATAATGAAGAGCACTTCAAGGCCTACTACGAGCCGGCCGCACAGCTGATCGCCACCCTGACCAGCGGCAAGGACGAGGACTTCGCGGACTTCCTCACCACCGGCGCATATGAACTGTTGGAAAAGGAGTACGTGAGCAAGCCATGA
- a CDS encoding DeoR/GlpR family DNA-binding transcription regulator: MMTVNDLAHLTGTSTITVRRDLNELAEQGSVRRVRGGAAPALSRGDDFPFDLRRSEANNHKLALAQAAAKHVRPGDSVIIDNGTTALAVARQLAGLGITAMALSLRAAEELHRKPGNQVLVPGGPLSFDELSFVGAGTAEAVASMRFDVAIIGACAANIDTGLTVSQWDDAYVKRAVLKSAQRSILVATADKFNRTAAHKFGDVTDLDTIITTGDLSVTTIYEASQSGVEVITV, encoded by the coding sequence ATGATGACTGTCAATGATCTTGCCCACCTCACCGGAACTTCCACAATCACCGTCCGCCGAGATCTGAATGAGCTCGCTGAGCAGGGGTCTGTACGCCGAGTGCGTGGCGGCGCAGCGCCAGCCCTGTCCCGAGGCGATGATTTTCCATTTGACCTTCGCCGCTCAGAAGCAAATAATCACAAGCTCGCTCTCGCCCAGGCAGCGGCCAAACATGTACGTCCCGGGGATTCGGTCATCATCGACAACGGCACGACCGCTCTCGCCGTCGCCAGGCAACTAGCGGGGCTTGGCATCACTGCCATGGCCCTTTCTCTCAGGGCAGCTGAGGAATTGCATAGGAAACCTGGTAACCAGGTTCTAGTCCCGGGTGGCCCGCTGAGTTTTGACGAATTGTCGTTTGTTGGCGCAGGGACCGCGGAAGCCGTGGCATCAATGCGATTCGACGTGGCAATCATCGGCGCCTGCGCGGCAAATATCGACACCGGCCTGACAGTCTCGCAATGGGACGATGCCTACGTCAAACGTGCTGTGCTCAAGTCGGCCCAGCGATCAATACTGGTAGCTACCGCCGACAAGTTCAATCGCACAGCGGCCCACAAGTTTGGCGACGTGACCGATCTCGACACCATCATCACAACTGGTGATCTATCAGTTACGACCATCTATGAAGCAAGCCAGAGTGGCGTCGAAGTAATTACCGTATAG
- a CDS encoding MFS transporter — translation MTSKQVTGLKATSGVGMMFFSNGAIFAALLPWYPLIAQRLELTSIEFGFIVASFAVGALVSSALPAPLIARFGATSIAVAGTLLLSASIAGASFAGAGWVLALCLFLAGFFDAIVDVAQNVAGIRVQSVIGRSIMSSMHAFWSLGALSGGVISTAVAASGVLDIKVYLMLVGIFISAVVFGGAIMSQPTVSRHVANTAGKPASSDRRRVWRLALAAALPLIVIAISGTIVEDIANNWAGMAGLEIGGLPASLAGIVFSVMVGSQCVGRFAGDLLIHRFGAVAIARVGGALIAIGGLLVITSGSNILTLFAGVALAGYGSATLVPSALTAAAKIPGVNEGAGVTLVSWLMRVGFLLTSPVVGTVADNVGLRWGLSITLIVGMAVFFLSPALREPRRNPVLAEDAS, via the coding sequence ATGACAAGTAAACAAGTAACTGGCTTGAAGGCAACTTCTGGCGTTGGAATGATGTTTTTCAGCAATGGGGCGATTTTTGCCGCTTTGCTACCGTGGTACCCACTGATCGCTCAGCGGCTGGAACTGACATCTATCGAGTTCGGGTTCATCGTGGCCTCTTTCGCTGTGGGGGCACTAGTTTCCTCGGCTCTTCCCGCACCATTGATCGCACGTTTTGGAGCTACGAGTATTGCCGTTGCAGGAACTCTTCTGCTGTCCGCGTCAATCGCCGGTGCTTCGTTTGCTGGCGCAGGATGGGTACTTGCACTTTGTTTGTTCCTGGCCGGATTCTTTGATGCCATCGTGGACGTTGCCCAAAATGTAGCGGGGATCAGAGTGCAAAGCGTCATCGGGCGTTCCATCATGTCGTCTATGCATGCGTTCTGGAGCCTGGGCGCATTGTCTGGCGGAGTGATCTCAACAGCTGTGGCTGCTTCTGGCGTACTGGATATCAAGGTCTACCTGATGCTTGTTGGGATTTTCATTAGCGCGGTGGTCTTCGGCGGCGCAATCATGAGCCAACCAACAGTCTCGCGACACGTAGCCAACACGGCAGGAAAGCCAGCGTCATCTGATCGACGACGCGTATGGCGTTTAGCCCTCGCAGCAGCGTTGCCTTTGATAGTGATCGCAATTTCCGGAACCATCGTCGAAGATATCGCGAACAACTGGGCAGGAATGGCAGGACTTGAAATCGGAGGACTGCCAGCGTCGCTAGCCGGAATCGTATTCTCTGTCATGGTCGGAAGCCAGTGCGTTGGACGCTTTGCGGGGGACCTGTTGATTCACCGCTTCGGAGCAGTCGCAATTGCACGCGTCGGAGGCGCTCTGATTGCCATTGGCGGGTTGCTGGTCATTACCTCCGGTAGCAACATTCTGACCTTGTTCGCAGGGGTCGCTCTAGCCGGTTACGGCTCGGCGACGCTTGTACCCAGCGCGCTCACTGCCGCAGCGAAAATTCCAGGAGTGAATGAAGGAGCCGGCGTGACCCTGGTCAGCTGGTTAATGCGCGTTGGTTTTCTGCTGACCAGCCCTGTCGTAGGCACCGTGGCAGACAATGTCGGCCTACGGTGGGGACTGAGCATTACCTTGATTGTTGGAATGGCAGTGTTCTTCCTATCGCCCGCCTTGCGAGAACCAAGACGGAATCCTGTCCTCGCGGAGGATGCTTCATGA
- a CDS encoding IclR family transcriptional regulator, producing MTQTTSKSTTGGVQSVERAFELLEVIARAGGEAALSELAADTPLPLPTIHRLLRTLVGVGYVRQLPNRRYSLGPRLIRLGEVANRQLGALASPVLKDLVTKLGESANIAVLDGDMVTYIAQVQSAHSMRMITEVGRRAMLHNSGVGKAVLSVLDDERVQRLVSQAGMPPKTANTITTLGKLFTDVEATRERGFAIDEEEQELGVRCIAVPVPGAPTPMAISVSGPVTRVDEAFMKTAVPVLQAAASELGVQLVAAAD from the coding sequence ATGACGCAGACTACCAGCAAGTCCACCACCGGCGGTGTGCAGTCCGTCGAACGCGCATTTGAGCTTCTGGAAGTCATCGCCCGCGCCGGCGGCGAAGCGGCACTGAGCGAATTAGCCGCCGACACTCCCCTGCCGCTGCCGACCATCCACCGCCTGCTGCGCACCCTGGTCGGGGTTGGCTACGTGCGCCAGTTGCCCAACCGCCGCTATTCCTTGGGTCCTCGCCTGATTCGCTTGGGTGAAGTAGCCAACCGGCAGCTGGGCGCACTGGCATCCCCGGTGCTCAAGGACCTGGTCACCAAGTTGGGCGAATCAGCCAATATCGCTGTGCTCGATGGCGACATGGTCACCTACATTGCCCAGGTGCAGTCGGCGCATTCGATGCGCATGATCACCGAAGTCGGGCGCCGCGCCATGCTGCACAACTCCGGCGTCGGCAAGGCCGTTCTCTCGGTCCTCGATGACGAACGGGTGCAGCGCCTGGTTTCCCAGGCCGGCATGCCGCCAAAAACGGCGAATACCATCACCACGCTAGGCAAGCTGTTCACCGATGTAGAAGCCACCCGCGAACGCGGCTTCGCCATTGACGAGGAAGAACAGGAATTGGGCGTGCGCTGCATCGCCGTTCCGGTCCCCGGGGCGCCAACCCCGATGGCGATCTCGGTCTCCGGTCCGGTTACCCGCGTGGACGAGGCGTTCATGAAAACCGCCGTGCCGGTACTGCAGGCTGCAGCCAGCGAACTGGGTGTGCAGCTGGTGGCAGCGGCCGACTAG